A part of Thermococcus sp. LS1 genomic DNA contains:
- a CDS encoding DUF211 domain-containing protein: MAKGIRLLVLDVLKPHQPIVTELALGLSELEGVDGVNITLVEIDKETENVKITMVGDNLDYEEIVRTIEEFGGVVHSIDMVAAGKKIVEEGETPQDKLEEY, encoded by the coding sequence ATGGCAAAGGGGATAAGGCTTCTAGTTTTAGACGTGCTTAAGCCACACCAGCCGATAGTGACGGAGCTGGCTTTGGGACTGAGCGAGCTCGAGGGGGTCGATGGAGTTAACATAACCCTCGTGGAGATAGACAAGGAGACGGAGAACGTCAAGATAACCATGGTCGGAGACAATTTGGATTACGAAGAGATAGTCAGGACTATCGAGGAGTTCGGCGGAGTTGTTCACAGCATCGATATGGTTGCAGCCGGAAAGAAAATCGTTGAGGAAGGAGAAACCCCTCAAGACAAGTTGGAGGAGTACTGA
- a CDS encoding winged helix-turn-helix domain-containing protein translates to MAKVKVITDPEVIKLMLEDTRRKILQLLRNKEMTISQLSEILGKTPQTIYHHIEKLKEAGLVEVKRTEMKGNLVEKYYGRTADAFYINLYLGDEELRYFARSRLKTKLEIFKALGYEFDDDELLDVMDHILEKEHEYKTEISKEIEVNEEKLRDFSNEDIIHAIEWLAMAKMGRDEEAMELLRKLGKILKK, encoded by the coding sequence ATGGCAAAAGTAAAGGTCATAACTGACCCAGAGGTCATAAAACTTATGCTCGAAGATACTAGGAGAAAGATTCTCCAGCTGCTCCGCAACAAGGAGATGACAATTTCCCAGCTCAGCGAGATTCTCGGTAAGACGCCGCAGACAATATACCACCACATAGAGAAGCTCAAAGAGGCCGGCCTCGTTGAGGTCAAGAGGACGGAGATGAAAGGCAACCTCGTCGAGAAGTACTATGGAAGAACGGCGGATGCCTTCTACATCAACCTCTATCTCGGCGATGAAGAGCTCCGCTACTTCGCCCGCTCGAGGCTCAAGACCAAACTCGAGATATTCAAGGCCCTTGGATATGAATTCGATGACGATGAGCTCCTCGACGTGATGGACCACATCCTCGAGAAGGAGCACGAATACAAGACCGAGATATCCAAGGAGATAGAGGTAAACGAGGAGAAGCTTAGGGACTTCTCCAACGAGGACATAATCCACGCCATAGAATGGCTGGCAATGGCCAAGATGGGCCGCGATGAGGAAGCGATGGAGCTCCTCCGGAAGCTCGGGAAAATACTTAAAAAGTGA
- a CDS encoding CoA-binding protein, translated as METPNLDFLFYPKSVAVIGASNVPGKIGNSIMRSITLNFDGKVYAVNVKGGEVEVNGRKFPVYRSIKDIPDEVDVAVIAVPAKFVPDVIDECGEKGVKGAVVISAGFKEAGNIELEEELVKRAKKWGIRLVGPNCLGVTNLENGFDCNFNPPERQARPPFGKIAFMSQSGAFGAAILDWAANHMIGMSKFISLGNMADLDESDFMAYLGEDPKTGVITGYIEGVKDGRKFFETAKEVTLRKPVIIIKAGRTEAGAKAAASHTGSLAGSYKIYEAVFEQTGVLSAKSMRQLFNYAKALAMQKPAKGNRVAIVTNGGGAGVMMSDGLLERGMKLAELSEETNEKFRKGIEEGKLPHHMSYKNPIDVIGDAPSSRYEIAMRYALEDPNVDVLVVIALFQSPALDEGIVDAVAKMQEYGKPIIFVAPGGDYPHRMARNIELKGVPVYETVEDGVDAVYALVKYGEWLRENGRL; from the coding sequence GTGGAGACCCCAAACCTTGACTTCCTGTTTTACCCCAAGAGCGTCGCGGTTATAGGTGCGTCCAACGTTCCCGGCAAGATTGGAAACTCGATAATGCGCTCGATAACCCTCAACTTCGATGGTAAGGTCTACGCCGTCAACGTCAAAGGTGGCGAGGTTGAGGTCAACGGGAGGAAGTTCCCCGTTTACAGGAGCATTAAGGATATTCCCGACGAGGTTGACGTCGCGGTCATAGCCGTTCCGGCCAAGTTTGTTCCTGATGTCATCGATGAGTGTGGCGAGAAGGGCGTCAAGGGTGCGGTCGTTATTTCCGCCGGCTTCAAAGAGGCTGGAAACATAGAGCTTGAGGAAGAGCTCGTTAAGAGGGCTAAGAAGTGGGGCATTCGCTTGGTTGGCCCCAACTGTCTCGGTGTTACCAACCTTGAGAACGGCTTCGACTGCAACTTCAACCCGCCGGAGAGGCAGGCGAGGCCGCCCTTTGGAAAGATTGCTTTCATGAGTCAGAGCGGTGCTTTTGGAGCCGCCATTCTCGACTGGGCCGCCAACCACATGATAGGTATGAGCAAGTTCATCAGCCTTGGAAACATGGCTGATCTCGATGAGAGCGACTTCATGGCCTACCTAGGCGAGGACCCCAAGACCGGAGTTATCACCGGTTACATCGAGGGCGTCAAGGACGGAAGGAAGTTCTTCGAGACGGCCAAGGAGGTTACCCTCAGGAAGCCCGTCATAATCATCAAGGCCGGAAGAACCGAGGCCGGCGCTAAGGCGGCGGCTTCCCACACTGGCTCGCTCGCAGGCTCGTACAAGATATACGAGGCTGTCTTTGAGCAGACTGGAGTTCTCTCGGCCAAGAGCATGAGGCAGCTCTTCAACTACGCCAAGGCCCTTGCAATGCAGAAGCCGGCAAAGGGCAACCGCGTCGCTATAGTCACAAACGGCGGCGGCGCTGGTGTCATGATGAGTGATGGTTTGCTTGAGCGCGGCATGAAGCTCGCCGAGCTGAGCGAAGAAACCAACGAGAAGTTCAGAAAGGGCATAGAGGAAGGAAAGCTCCCGCACCACATGAGCTACAAAAACCCGATAGACGTCATAGGTGACGCCCCGTCCAGCAGGTACGAGATAGCCATGCGCTATGCCCTTGAGGATCCGAACGTTGACGTTCTCGTTGTCATAGCCCTCTTCCAGAGCCCGGCTTTAGACGAGGGGATAGTTGACGCAGTAGCTAAGATGCAAGAGTACGGCAAGCCCATAATCTTCGTCGCTCCTGGAGGAGACTACCCGCACAGGATGGCAAGGAATATCGAGCTCAAAGGCGTTCCGGTCTACGAGACTGTTGAGGATGGAGTTGATGCTGTTTATGCCCTTGTCAAATACGGTGAGTGGCTTAGGGAGAATGGAAGGCTTTGA